The sequence TCATCGCTGCATTTTCAACGACGGTAGCCCTGTACCTCGATGATCATGACTCATTTGCCGCATTTACTGCTATGGTCACCATGCCCTTATTTTTTACTTCAAGTGCGCTGATGCCCTATGAGGTGATGCCGGACTGGCTTCGCATGATTGCTCAGGTAAATCCACTCAGTTATGCAATTGATGCAATACGGGAGTTAGGAACCGGTATCATCCCAGTGGTTCCGATTTTTGTTCTTACCTTGTTTGCTGCATTTATTGTGGTAATTTCCGGATATGTATTCAGAAGAGTAACAGTTTAGAAAAAAATAGTGCTAATTTATTGAAATAGTAATGAGATTCCATCAATATTTTTAAAATCTGAATCAAAGGATGCCAAGGACTGAATATTATTTTCCATACAGGTGGCAATAATGAGAGCATCACCAGACAAAAGATGATATTTCGCTGCAATTTGTGATATCAATAACGTATTTGTGCTATCGGCATAGATTGTAAAATCCATAAACAAAATATTAAGGCGTTCGATAAAATCCAAAAGACAATCGTATCCGTTTTTCCGTATAAATTTGCGGACAGCAGCGACAGATTCAATCCCACAACGTTCACGGAGTAATATTTTTGTTCCGACATGCAGAGCTTCCTGATATATTATTGGGGATACGACGAGTCGGTTTAGAGACGTTTCAATAAACCCGCGAATTGTATCAGAATCAGGGGTTTCAATTATCGCGGGGACGATTATTGAGGTATCTATAAAGGTATCCATGATTCGTCCCGAAGTGACCGGATGTATTCGCGACTAACAGGTGTTTGAATTTTAATTGTTTCGAAAGGTAATTTTTTCTCTATATGTACAACTACCCGCTCTCCTTCTTTTAAATTTAAAGGTTTTATGGGCCTGAGAACGGTCCCCGAATAAATGCATTCGATTGTTTCTGACATGATTCTTAATACTACATTATATTATTGACATTATAACCTCTCCTATTTTTTGGAAACACTATTTGTATCGAATCGTATCGAAAATAAAATCAAGTAACCATAACGCCCCGGTTCCTCCAAGAAAGGTTCTTTCGGTGAAATAAATATCATTTGTCGTCCGGTTAAACAGTTCCACCGACTTCACACATCTACCGGAGAGTTCAAGATCTTTACCGGTCAGACTATCACCAAAATAGAGGTGAAATGGCACATCTCCTGCATCTGCCTGAAAGCAACAGGACAATTGGTAAAACTCTAAAAATTTTTTCAGGGATTGAACCATCTCGCCATCTTTTCCATCAGTACAATTCACAGATACCGGTAACATACCAAGATATTCATACAGCCACGTAGTTAAGGGATACACGA comes from Methanospirillum hungatei and encodes:
- a CDS encoding PIN domain-containing protein produces the protein MDTFIDTSIIVPAIIETPDSDTIRGFIETSLNRLVVSPIIYQEALHVGTKILLRERCGIESVAAVRKFIRKNGYDCLLDFIERLNILFMDFTIYADSTNTLLISQIAAKYHLLSGDALIIATCMENNIQSLASFDSDFKNIDGISLLFQ
- a CDS encoding antitoxin family protein, which translates into the protein MSETIECIYSGTVLRPIKPLNLKEGERVVVHIEKKLPFETIKIQTPVSREYIRSLRDESWIPL